In Bacillus kexueae, the following proteins share a genomic window:
- the sdhA gene encoding succinate dehydrogenase flavoprotein subunit, which translates to MSSGKIIVVGGGLAGLMATIKAAEAGVSVDLFSLVPVKRSHSVCAQGGINGAVNTKGEGDSPWEHFDDTVYGGDFLANQPPVKAMCEAAPGIIHLLDRMGVMFNRTPEGLLDFRRFGGTQHHRTAFAGATTGQQLLYALDEQVRRHEVAGLVTKYEGWEFLGIIQDDEGVCRGIVAQNLTTMEIQSFRSDAVIMATGGPGIIFGKSTNSVINTGSAASIVFQQGAYYANGEFIQIHPTAIPGDDKLRLMSESARGEGGRVWTYKDGKPWYFLEEKYPAYGNLVPRDIATREIFHVCVDLKLGINGENMVYLDLSHKDPKELDIKLGGIIEIYEKFMGDDPRKVPMKIFPAVHYSMGGLWVDYDQMTNIPGLFAAGECDYSQHGANRLGANSLLSAIYGGMVAGPKAVEYMNGLSKSAEDLSSTLFESRVKEEQAKWDEVMSLDGTENAYVLHKELGEWMTDNVTVVRYNDKLLKTDEKIQELMERWNNININDTAKWSNQGATFTRQLKNMFELARVITLGAYNRNESRGAHYKPEFPDRNDDEWLKTTMAKFAGASEAPKFHYEEVDTSLIQPRKRDYTKKKGEK; encoded by the coding sequence ATGAGTAGTGGTAAAATTATCGTTGTCGGCGGCGGTCTTGCCGGATTAATGGCGACCATTAAGGCGGCTGAAGCTGGCGTTTCTGTAGATTTATTCTCACTAGTACCTGTTAAAAGATCGCATTCAGTATGTGCTCAAGGGGGTATTAACGGAGCGGTTAATACAAAAGGGGAAGGCGACTCTCCTTGGGAGCACTTTGATGATACGGTTTATGGTGGAGACTTTTTAGCCAACCAACCACCAGTTAAAGCCATGTGTGAGGCTGCACCTGGAATTATCCATCTTTTAGATCGAATGGGCGTTATGTTCAATCGTACTCCTGAGGGTTTATTAGATTTCCGTCGGTTCGGAGGTACGCAACATCACCGTACGGCTTTCGCTGGAGCAACAACAGGACAGCAGTTACTTTATGCATTGGACGAGCAAGTACGTCGTCACGAAGTAGCTGGACTTGTAACGAAATACGAAGGTTGGGAGTTCTTGGGGATTATCCAAGATGATGAAGGTGTATGCCGCGGTATTGTAGCGCAAAACTTAACGACAATGGAGATTCAGTCGTTCCGTTCGGATGCAGTTATTATGGCGACTGGAGGTCCTGGAATTATTTTTGGTAAATCAACGAACTCGGTTATTAACACGGGATCTGCTGCATCAATTGTTTTCCAACAAGGTGCATATTATGCAAATGGAGAATTTATACAAATCCATCCTACGGCTATTCCAGGAGACGATAAGCTTCGTTTAATGAGTGAATCAGCACGTGGAGAAGGTGGACGAGTATGGACTTATAAAGATGGTAAACCGTGGTATTTCCTTGAAGAAAAATACCCAGCATACGGAAACCTTGTACCGCGTGATATCGCTACACGTGAGATTTTCCATGTGTGCGTAGACTTAAAACTAGGTATTAACGGTGAAAACATGGTATACCTAGACTTGTCTCACAAAGATCCGAAAGAGCTTGATATTAAACTAGGTGGAATTATTGAAATTTATGAGAAGTTTATGGGAGATGACCCTCGTAAAGTTCCGATGAAAATCTTCCCAGCAGTACACTACTCAATGGGTGGATTATGGGTAGATTATGACCAAATGACGAATATTCCTGGGTTATTTGCTGCTGGAGAATGTGATTACTCTCAGCACGGTGCCAACCGTCTTGGAGCAAACTCACTTCTTTCTGCGATTTATGGTGGAATGGTCGCAGGACCGAAAGCAGTTGAGTACATGAACGGATTAAGTAAATCAGCTGAAGATTTATCTTCCACTTTATTTGAGTCACGCGTAAAAGAAGAACAGGCTAAATGGGATGAAGTCATGAGCCTTGATGGAACTGAAAATGCATATGTTCTTCATAAAGAGTTAGGAGAGTGGATGACAGACAATGTTACGGTCGTTCGCTACAACGATAAGTTATTAAAAACAGACGAAAAAATTCAAGAACTAATGGAACGCTGGAACAACATTAATATTAATGATACAGCGAAATGGAGCAACCAAGGGGCGACCTTTACACGTCAGTTAAAGAACATGTTCGAACTAGCTCGTGTGATTACACTTGGTGCATACAACCGTAATGAAAGTCGTGGAGCACATTATAAGCCAGAATTTCCAGATCGAAATGATGATGAATGGTTAAAAACAACGATGGCAAAATTTGCAGGTGCCTCTGAAGCTCCTAAGTTCCACTATGAAGAGGTGGACACATCCCTAATCCAACCACGTAAACGTGACTATACAAAGAAAAAGGGGGAAAAGTAA